In Kaistella sp. 97-N-M2, the sequence GCTCAAAAGTGGATAAACCACCAATTCCGGAACCCCAAATTACGCCAACTCTGTTTTTATCCACGTTGTCCTCCATAATTCTGGAATGTGCTACAGCTTCTCTGGCAGCAACAACGCCAAACTGAGTGTTTCGATCCATCTTTTTGGACTCTTTCTTATCGAAATAGTTCAGCGGATCGAAATTTTTGACTTCACAGGCAAATTTGGTTTTAAAATTTGTGGCATCAAAAAGAGTAATAGGAGCGGCACCGCTCTCGCCTCTCACGAGGCTTTCCCAGTAATCTTTGGCATTATTTCCAACAGGTGTGATAGCGCCGAAACCGGTAACAACTACTCTTTTTAATTCCATAAATTTTTTTTGTTGATCGTTATTTGTTCACTACTTCTTCGATATAAGCGATAGCGTGTCCTACAGTGGTAATTTTCTCTGCTTGATCATCTGGGATTTGAATGTTAAATTCTTTTTCGAATTCCATGATTAATTCTACAGTATCCAAAGAATCAGCCCCTAAATCGTTAGTGAAGCTAGCTTCTGGAGTTACTTCTGTTTCCTCAACGTCGAGTTTATCAGCGATAATAGCTTTTACTCTTGATGCAATGTCTGACATAGTAATTTATTTTAGTTAATTGTTAATTGGTGCAAATATATAAAATTCTTTATGATTTGCCGTTTTTTTAGTGATAATTAAGTCTGTAGAGATCGGTTTATTAACCACTTGAAAATAAGTTCCTTCACCATCTTATATGCTAAGATAAGATTAATTTTAAGAAAAATAATCATCTACAGTCCATATTTTACGCATTATGCTGCCGGCAGACTAACTTCGTTCCGCCTATAAATAAAAAAGATAGCCCGAATGTACATCGGGCTACCTCTTAATGAATAATCTGATAATTATTTTTTAATTACTTTAAATGATTCATTCACACCTCCTTCAAGAATAGTACTGATGATGTAAACACCTGGAGCAAGTTTGCTCATGTCTACTTTACCATTAACTACTTTGGCAGAAATCTGCATTTTTTGACCTGCAAGGTTATAAACGTGAACGGTTTCAATTGCTGTTTTAGAATTGATGTTCAAGTAATCTTTAACAGGGTTCGGATAGAAAGAAACATTTTTATTTACTGCTTCGGATACCGCTGCTGTAACGCATTCTGCATTTAAAGACCAAACGCTGTCGTATCGCGCATTTGGATCCGTACTACTTGCAATTACTGCATAAGTAACACCGTTGTCAGAAGACTGATAGTTTGGCGCAGTAATCCAACCGGTTGTATAGTTATAGCCGATCCAGAAATAGCTGCTTGCAGAGGCAGAAGTAGATTGAAGAGAAAGCCAGTATCTGGTATCTGCGGCTGGATTTCCTGTTAGTTCATAATCGCCAAGATTAATTACTGCGTCGTAAGTTGGGAATCCAGCGAAATTCGCTGCTCCAACAGTTACGGTTGGAATAACTCCATTCCAGGTTTTGATTGCAGTTCCCGGTGTTCCACTTCCGCTGTCGCTCATAAGTACAACGTCGAATGATTGTAGATCTGTAGTGTCAACTGTTGCAGACTGACGCACAAATGAAGCAGTCATTGTTTGAAGCTTGTAGCTGGAGAATTCTTTTGGTACGAAGAAGTCATTAGCAACGGCATAATTCAAACTTTTTGTTACTGCGTTTGCCTGAGACCATGTACCTGTATAGGTTTGATCGCAACCATAATCAGGCTCAGTAGGTGGAGTTCCGCATTGAACGGATCTTGTATGAAGGGTTGCGCTGGTTCCACTTCCACAGGCACTGTCGGTGTGTGCGTAGAATCTTACAACTCCAGTCATAGTCGCAGTCCAGACTACGCTTCCGGTTCCGGAGGCTAAAACTGTTGCTCCTGCACTGTCTCCAATTGTAATAAAGTAAGCGGGTTTAGAAACCGTAAAAGTATAGGCCGTGCCCATCGTCACGTTTACAGTAGAATATTCACCTGCATATCCTGCGGTTGTAATCGTTGCCGGTGCGCCGTTACAGGTTGGGGTAAATGCAGCAGTTGGATAAGCGCCATTAGGAGCAGTTAAACATCCTGTTGGTGCAGCTACGCCGACCATTAAACTGTAATCTTCCGTTTCTCCAAAACCTTGGGTTTCATCACAGGCAGCAGCAGCATCAGTAGGCTGCGCTGAATCTGCAGCAACCCGAACTCTCATTTTGTATGTTCCGTTCGCTGTGCCCGCTGGTATCGCGATATTTCCGTTAATGACCAGACCTGTGGCGTTTCCATTCGCGTTTCCAATATACGTGAATTCGCTCGCATCAAACGTATCATTCATATTGTAGTCTACCCAAACAGACACATTTTCATAGGGCCACCCTGTGCCCACTGTAACGGCGATAGGATAGGACTGTCCCGCCAGTATCGGCGAGGTATTCATCATCGCGGTGTAGTCGCCGTAGCCCCCCGGACTACAGGCCGTGGTGTTGTTAATTCCGCCAAAATTGACATTGGTAATCATGTCATCATCACTACAATCTAAAGCCGGCATACAGTACGCAGAGGGCAGATGGCTGGTCGGCGTCGCGATCGCTGCAGCTGTACTCTTCGCACTTAATGGCTGCGAAGAAACTTTGGATTTGGCACTTTGGCCGAAAGAAGCCAGCGGCAGTAGCGCCAGCATCAGTAAAGGTAATTTTGTTCTCATAAGAAAATAAATTTAGTTAAACAAAAATTTGTAATGGTACTAAATTATAAAAATAATTTAATAAAACAACATTTTTGTTAAATTATTTGTTAGGTAACAGCAATTATAATGTCTATTGTTCAAATTCATCAGTATTCATCAGGTTTTGTCACTTTCGCGCACGACTGATGTTTCCTCATTTTTTTGATGGGGAGTTATCCATGGAAAAAATTGATGAAAATTTATAAAAAGAAAACTACTGCATGAACCACTCATTAATTAATGCAGCGGCAAGTCTTGCGGTTTGCTGAGAAGTATCAATTTCAGGATTAACTTCGGCCACATCTAAAGCTATGTGTTTATCTGACTGGAGAAGGTGTTTGTAAAGGTGCATGAAAGCAGCATCCGCAAAAATTCCGTTATAGGCTGGGGCGGAAACGCCGGGTGCAATCGCGGCGTTGAAAACGTCCATACAAATGGTAATGTATAAAATATCGACCGTTTCTAAAAAATTGTCGAGTTTTTCATATATAGCAGGAAGGTTTTCAAAGAAAATTTCTTCCGCTAAAATATATTTCATGCCGAAATGGTGCGCAGTATCAAACAGTTTTAAGGTATTTGAATTTCTTTGAATTCCGATATGAAGAGAATGAATTTTTTCTGAAGCAGCGATCTGCCTAAAACCGGTTCCGGAAGTTGCGCCTGTCCCCGGCTCTATTTCCCGGTTGTCAAAATGCGCGTCAAAATTGATGATTCCTATTCTTTGTTCAGGAAAAGCCTTTCTAATTCCCGAATAATGACCGAACATTACCTCATGTCCACCGCCAAACAAAACAGATTTCGCACCTTTAGTTAAAGTTTCTCTCACTTTTTCAGCGAGTAAGATCTGCGATTTTTCCAAATTTCCATCTTCGCAGGAAATATTGCCAAAATCTTTTAAAGCGAATTCAGCATTAACGACGGGAAAATTAGAAATATTTTTTCGAATTACATCCGGCGCATTTTTCGCTCCGGTTCGTCCTTTGTTTCTGCGTACACCTTCATCCACAGAAAAGCCGTGTAGTACAAAGTCTTTGGGGGAAATCGTTTCGTAATTATTTTCCACAGAAACCCGCTGAAAAATACGGTGATATAATGGTTCCTCACCATCGAAGCGTCCGTCCCAATTTGTCATTTTATATAAGTAAATAGATTAATTAAAGGTATTTTGTTCTTTCGTGTTAGAGGCAAATGCCAGTGCCGCATCTTTTACCCAGGCATGATCGCGTTGCGCTTTTCGTTTGGTTTCCAAACGTTTTTTGTTACAGGGGCCATTGCCTTTCAAAACCTCCATAAACTCACCCCAGGGCAACTCGCCGAAATCGTAGTGTTGTGTTATTTCATTCCACTTCAAATTTTCATCCGGCACTTTCAGACCTAAAAATTCCGCCTGAGAAACGGTAACATCGACAAACCTCTGGCGAAGATCATCATTGCTTTCTCTTTTTACTCTGTAATTCATCGATTTTTGAGAATTCGGCGAATCGGCATCATTCGGGCCAAACATCATTAGCGCCGGCCACCAGAACCGGTTCAGGGCTTCCTGCGCCAGATCTTTCTGTTCTTTTGTGCCGCGGCAGAGCGTCATTAGTATTTCATAGCCCTGTCTCTGGTGAAAAGATTCTTCCTTACAAATTCTCACCATCGCTCTGGAATAAGGACCGTAAGAATTTCCCATCAACATTACCTGATTCATAATCGCCGCGCCGTCAACCAGCCAACCAATGGCGCCAATATCTGCCCAGGAAAGTGCAGGGTAATTGAAAATGCTGGAATATTTGGCTTTGCCGGATAGCATATCATTGTACGTAGAGTCGCGGTCTGAAGCGATTTCTCCGTTGTTCAAAGTTTCGGTAGCGGCATATAAATAAAGTCCATGTCCGGCTTCGTCCTGAATTTTGGCCAAAAGTGCCATTTTTCGGCGTAGCGTAGGCGCGCGGGAAATCCAGTTCGCCTCCGGCAACATTCCTACAATTTCGGAATGGGCGTGTTGCGAAATTTGGCGAACCAACAACTTTCTGTAATCATCGGGCATTACATCTTTCGGTTCCACTTTATTTTCTGCCTGTACGTATTCTAAAAATTTTTCCTGATCCATTTTTCTTGTTTTTTGTAAAGGTTTTTCGTAAAAAATTCCTTTAAGATTTACTCGTTATTGTACTTTCTTCTTTTAAATAGACACCAATTTGACCATCGGAAAATTCTCCTGCCACAAAAGTGACTGTTTTTTCCGGGGTTTTAATCTCATACTCATTAAAGAAATAAATATTTCCTTCAAACGGGCTGATGACTTCGATCTTACGGTCGCAACAATGCCAGTAAAAATTCCAGATGTTCAGTCCGTCGATCTTAAAAACTTTGTCGACTTCAACTAACGAAGCAAATTTCCAGGTGTTCATGTTGTTAATTTTTTCTTTGATATTATTTAAACATCGTAATTCAGCATCACCACGTTGGTTGTCGGGTGGCACTGGCAGGTAAGTACAAAACCCCGCGCTACCTCATCGTCGGTGAGGGCGAAATTTTTTTCCATAAACACTTCACCATCCATTACCTGAGCTTTGCAGGTGCAGCAAACGCCGCCTTTGCAGGCAAACGGAACTGGAAGTTTATCCTTCAACGCCTGATCTAAAATACTGTTTTTCTTTGAATTAAGGTGAAAAGAATATTCATCATCATCAATAATCAGCGTTACCATGCTTTCTAAATTCGGAATGGCCTTAAATTCGTCGCTCATTTCGGTGTTGCTATCATCGTCGGGCGCAGAATAATATTCGTACATAATCTGCAGCGACGGAACTTTTTGGTCTTTTTTTAAGTAATCAGAAATTCCTTTAATCATATCCGATGGTCCGCAAATAAAGTAAGTGGCTTCTTTTGCGGGAATTTCGGGAAATCTTTCAAATAATAAGTCCAGTTTCTGCGCAGAAATTCTTCCTTCAAAAAGTTCATCTTCAAAATGTTTCTCCCGCGAAAGCAGATAAAAGACTTTTAATCTTCCGTCAAATTTTTCTACTAAAGCATCGATCTCTTTCTTGAAAATGATCTCGTTCAGGCTTTTGTTGCTGAAAAATAAATAGGCTGAACTTTTTGGTTCCTGATACAGCGCTTCCTTAATATTCGATAAAACGGGCGAAATTCCGCTGCCGGCCGCAAGGCCGATGTAAGTTTTTTCGTTGGAAAGATGATAGTGCGTGTAGAAATGCCCGGCGGGCGCCATTACTTCTACGAAGTCTCCCTGTTTTAATGCTGTATTCAGATAAGTGGAAACTTTGCCGTCTTCAAGATGTTTCACCAATATCTCGAGGTCCGAACTTCCTTCGCTTGGCGCGTTGATGATCGAGTAGCTCCGGCGGAGGTCTTCATCTCCTAAAAGAAAACGAACATTTAGATATTGGCCCTGTTTGTAGGAAAATTCGTGTCGTAGATTTTCCGGAATTTCAAAGGATATATGTACACAATCGTTGGTTTCCCGTACGACTCTGTTTGTTTTTAAAGAATGAAAATGATGCATATTGTTTTAAAATCTCATTAAAGGGGTGTTCAACAAATATACTTATTTTTTAAAATCTAATAAAGAGGCGCCTAGTTTTTAGAGTTCTTTCCAAAAAAAGTTTAGGGAAAATTTTAAAAAAAAGATATGAATTCGGAAATATTGTCTTGATCTTCAATATATTTGATGAATAATTCGGAAATTTTGACCATTTAATTAATATTTTTCATAAAAGAATACTTTTTGCGTGTTGTCTTGAAGAATTATAGAATAATTGAATAGAAGCAGACGGAGTTCATCGATTGCGGTGAATTCCGCCGTTTCTCAAATATTAAAACATACATTATGAACTTAAATCAATATACCGTAAAGTCACAGGAAGCCATCCAAAAAGCGCAACAGATTGCCATGGAATTTGGCAACCAAAGCATTGAACCGCAACATGTACTCGAAGGAATTTTTCAGGTAGATGAAAACATTTCTACATTTTTAATGAAAAAATCTGAAGCTGAAATTACTTTGGTAAGAGAGAGAAACAGAGAAAATTTAGAAAAACTGCCAAAAGTGGAGGGCGGCAATATTTATCTTTCCCAAACTGCAAACAAAGTTTTGCTGGATGCTCCCAATATCGCAAAAAAAATGGGTGATGAATTTGTTACGATCGAACATCTTTGGCTGTCCCTTTTAGAAGTGAATTCCGTCGTTTCGAAAATGCTGAAAGATATGGGCGTAACGAAAAAAGGTCTCGAAACCGCCATCAACGAATTGCGTAAAGGTTCCAAAGCCACTTCCGCAAGTTCTGAAGAAACTTACCAAAGTTTAAATAAATATGCAAAAAACTTCAACGTCCTCGCCGCGGAGGGCAAACTCGATCCTGTAATTGGACGCGATGAAGAAATTCGACGGGTGCTGCAGATTCTTTCGCGAAGAACTAAAAATAACCCGATTTTAATTGGAGAACCCGGCGTGGGTAAAACTGCGATTGCAGAAGGGATTGCGCACCGCATCATTTCCGGTGATATTCCCGAAAATCTGCAGGACAAAACCTTGTATTCCTTGGACATGGGCGCTTTGATTGCCGGCGCAAAATATAAAGGCGAGTTCGAAGAACGGTTGAAATCCGTCATCAACGAAGTAACAAAATCCGAAGGGCAGATTATTCTTTTCATCGACGAGATTCATACGCTTGTAGGTGCCGGTGGCGGCGAAGGCGCCATGGATGCCGCCAATATTCTGAAACCAGCTCTGGCGCGTGGCGAACTCCGGGCAATTGGTGCGACAACCTTAAACGAATATCAAAAATATTTCGAAAAAGACAAAGCCCTAGAAAGACGTTTCCAAAAAGTGATGGTGGAAGAGCCCGACACAGAATCGGCGATTTCTATTTTACGTGGAATTAAAGATAAATACGAAGCTCACCACAAAGTCCGCATCAAAGACGAAGCAATTATCGCCGCGGTGGAGCAGTCTCAACGTTATATTTCGGATCGGTTTTTACCAGACAAAGCCATCGATTTGATTGATGAAGCTTCCGCTAAATTACGTATGGAAATCAATTCGAAACCTGAAGAACTCGACGTTTTGGATCGGAAACTTATGCAGATGGAAATTGAGCTCGCCGCCATTTCACGAGAAGGAAATGATATTAAAGTGAGTCATTTAAAGGAAGATATTTCCAAAGTTTCCGAACAGCGCAACGAAATCAATGCGAAATGGCTGAAAGAAAAACAAAAATCTGAGGATTTAACATCCATTAAAAAAGATATTGAAGCCTTAAAACTCGAAGCCGAACGGGCCTCCAGAATAGGCGATTACGCTAAAGTTGCGGAAATTCAGTACGGGAAAATTAAAGAGAAAGAAGATGATTTGCAGAAACTCGAACTCGAAATGCAAAACCATCAAAATGAATTGATTAAGGAGGAAGTTACCGCCGAAAATATTTCCGAAGTTATTTCCAAATGGACCGGAATTCCCGTTACAAAACTGATTCAGTCTGAACGCGAAAAATTATTGCACCTCGAAGACGAACTCCACAAAAGAGTGGTGGGGCAGGAAGAAGCCATTACCTCCGTCGCCGATGCCATCCGACGAAACCGCGCGGGACTGAACGACGAGAAAAAACCGATCGGAAGTTTCCTTTTCCTGGGAACAACCGGTGTGGGTAAAACTGAGTTGGCGAAAGCCCTCGCAGAATATCTCTTTAATGATGAAAATAACATGACCAGAATCGACATGAGCGAATACCAAGAAAGGCACGCCGTGTCGCGACTTGTTGGTGCGCCTCCCGGATATGTGGGTTACGACGAAGGCGGACAGTTAACGGAAGCGGTTCGCAGAAGACCATATTCTGTGGTTCTTTTGGATGAAATTGAAAAAGCGCATCCGGATGTATTCAATACTTTACTACAGGTTTTGGATGATGGCCGTTTAACGGATAACAAAGGCCGACTGGTGAATTTCAAAAATTCAATTATCATCATGACGTCCAATTTGGGATCGCATTTGATTCAGGAAAATTTCGAAACAATTACCGACGATAATGTAGCACAAGTCGTAGATAAGACCAAAGATGAGGTTTTTGCGCTGTTGAAGCAGACCTTGAGGCCCGAATTTTTAAATCGTATCGACGAAACTGTTTTATTCCAGCCTTTAAACAAAAAAGAAATCGGCAAAATTGTACATTACCAACTTCGCGGATTTAACCAAATGCTAGAAAAACGTGGAATAATCATGACTGCAACAGATGATGCCATACAATATATTACAGACAAAGGTTACGACCCAAGTTTTGGTGCAAGACCTTTAAAAAGAGTTTTGCAACAGGAGGTTTTGAACAAATTATCGAAAGAAATCCTGGCCGGAAATGTGAACGATGGCGACCGAATTACCCTGGATTATTTTGATGAAAGTGGTTTGGTTTTCCGTCCAACCGAATAATTACGATTTGCAAGTTCGACAGTGAAATTACACAGAAACTTGGTATAATTTTTTATAGTATAGCATTTTATTAAGCTGATTAGCAATCTCAATGAAGAGAATTGATGAAATAAAATCCAATAAATTTTGTCATTTCATAAATAATATATTTCTTTGCGGTATTCTAATGCTGTTAAAGGCGAAGGAATAAATTTTTTTCATCATTTGTGTTTTAGAATCCATCAGTCATGATGGATTCTTTTTTTTATTTATTAAAACGCAGCGTTACAAGAAGTGGAAAGTGATCCGACGGATAAAGAAGGTTCTCGCGCCGGTCGTTAATTGTTCGAAAGGTTTCCGTTTCAAACTTTTTTACAAAAATATAATCGATTCTCTGCGTCGGGATGGTTTTAATATCGAAAGCGGTAAAAGTGCCATTCGGACCGTACGGTTTCTGCGCGGAATGATAGTAAGTGTTGATGAGGTTTTTCGAAATTATTTTAATCGGTTCGGAATCATCCGTTAAATTAAAGTCGCCTGTTAAAACCACCGGAAGATCTTGCGTGTTGAATTTTTTTATTTTCTCTAAAATTAATTTGGATGAATTTACGCGCGCTACATTTCCCACATGATCGAAATGAACATTGAATGCCCAGAATTTCTTGCCGTCTTTTTTCAATTTAAATAAAGCATACGTGCAAACCCTGTTGTAAGCCGCATCCCAACCTTTCGACGGAATATCCGGAGTTTCGCTGAGCCAAAAAGTACCGGATTTTAAGACTTCAATTTTTGCCATTTCATAAAATATTGCGGAATATTCGCCTTTGTTTTGTCCGTCGTCCCGGCCCACGCCCACAAAATTATAATTTTTAAGACCGCTTTTGATGTCATTCATCTGCTCCGGCAGCGCTTCCTGCACGCCGAAAAAATCCGGATGGTAATAATCCAAGAGCTGTATCGCTTCGGTTTTTCGGTTTTCCCAGGAATTTTCCTGATCCGATTCTAACGAAAGGCGAATATTATACGTCATCACTTTCAGAACCTGACTTTGGTTCGAAGTAAAAAAGAGCAGCGTTATAAGTCCGAGCAGTCTTTTCATTTTCAATTTTTTAAGGTTTCTAAAGGTAATTATTTATGTTGAAATAAGATCAACTCTGCCCGCAAGATAGTCTGCAATTCAATTAGTTTCACTACTTTTGCACCTCGAAAATTCACTTATCAATTAGCATTCAAAAATATGATTTCGGTTCAAAATTTAGGTCTTCATCATTCAGGAAATTACCTTTTTCAAAACGTCAACTTTACCATCAAAAAAGATGATAAAATCGGTTTGGTGGGGAAAAATGGAGCGGGTAAATCTACTTTGTTAAAAATGCTTACGGGCGAAATTAATTTTTACGAAGGCAGTATTGTTCAGGAAGGCGCCGTAACCATTGGGTTTTTAAAACAGGATTTGGATTTCGTAAAAGGCCGTACCGTTTGGAATGAAACCCTTCAGGCATTCGAAGCCATTAATGCGATGAAGAACGAACTGGAAGACGTAAACCATCAAATGGTGACGAGAACCGATTATGAAAGCGATTACTACGAAAATTTAATTCACCGTATGACGGAACTGAATGATCTGTTAATGCATCATGACGCGTACAATTTGGAAGGCGATGTCGAAAAAGTTTTGCTAGGATTAGGTTTCAAGGCTGATGATTTTCACAAGATTACCGACGAATTTTCCGGTGGATGGAGAATGCGGATTGAGCTGGCGAAACTGCTTTTGCAGAAAAATGATCTCATGTTGTTGGATGAGCCGACCAATCACCTGGATATGGAATCCATCATTTGGCTGGAATCATTTTTAAAAGAATATCCCGGTGCTATTGTTTTGGTAAGTCACGATAAGCAATTTATGACCTCTGTTTGCAACCGGACTTTCGACATTAACAACAAAAAAGTCGACGATTACAAAGCCAATTACACCAAATATCTGGAATTGAGTTCGGAAAGGAAAGAAAAACAAATTCAGGCCAAGAAAAATCAGGATGTCGAGATCAAGCAAATGGAAGATAACATCAACCGTTTCCGGGCTTCTGCCACCAAATCTTCGTTTGCGCAATCTTTGATCAAAAAATTAGATAAACTGGAAAGAATTGAAGTGGATACCGACGATGTTTCCAAATTCAATATCCGTTTCCAGCCCGCGGTAACTCCGGGAAAAGTTATTTTCGAAGCCAAAAACTTAGGAAAAGCATACGGTAAAAAACAGGTTTTTGATGAGGTTGATTTCTTTATCGAAAGGGGACAGCGCATTGCTTTACTGGGGCAAAACGGGCAGGGCAAAACAACAATTGCAAAAATCCTTTCCGGAGAAATCACCGATTATTCCGGCGAATGGAATCTGGGGCACAACGTTAACATCGGTTATTTTGCGCAGAACCAGGAAGAAGTTTTAACGCCGAATAAAACCGTTTTAGAAGAAGCTGAAGATGCGGCAACCGAAGAAACGCGCCCAAGAGTACGCGATTTGTTGGGAAGTTTCCTTTTTCAGGGCGATGATGTGACGAAGAAAACAAAAGTACTTTCGGGTGGCGAAAGAAACCGTTTGGCTTTGTGTAAATTATTGCTTCGTCCTTTCAATACGTTGATTATGGATGAGCCCACGAATCACCTGGATATTCAGTCCAAGGAAATTATTAAACTGGCTTTGCAGAAATTTGAAGGAACATTAATCGTTATTTCTCACGACCGGGAATTTTTACAGGGCTTGAGCGATAAAATTTTCGAATTCCGGGATGGGCGAATGAAAGAATTTCTGGGTGATGTGAATGAATACTTAGAATTCCGTCAAAAAGAAAGCATTCGCGAGATCTCTGCAGAGAAATCCAAGTTACAGGAACTTCGGAACGAACCCGTCGTCGAAAAAGAAGTTGCAAAACCCGTGGAAAAAGCGCCTGTTATGGTTTCGAAAGATCAAAAGAATATTCAAAATAAAATTAAAAAAGTAGAAGAGCGGATTTCTGACCTCGAATTAAAGATCGAGGAAATGGAAGCCACCTTCACCAAAGAAAATCCTTCCGAAGAAACTTTAGAAGTTTACAATACAAAGAAAGCAGATTTAGATTTGGCTTTGCAGGAATGGGAGTTTTTGGGAACGCAGTTAGAAGCGTAACCCAAAATTAATCTAAAAAATATACGTATATAACCGTGTCAAGGCTCAAAACCTTGACACGGTTTTTTATTATTCAGAAACATGAATTTTTCCTGTGAAATTGGAGTTGCAGAAAATATTATATTTGATTTTAATTAAAATACTTTTTATGAAAATAAAATACCTTTTTCAAGTTCTTCTTTTTTCGATATTTATGATTTCTTGCAGTAGAGACGCAGAACCCGAAACAATGGTAGAGAAGAAACATTAACTACTAAAGTTAAAACCGGTTATCTTTACCCGGATCTGCGGATCCAAAATTTAGCTGAAGTTAATTTCATGTTCGAATATGACAGCCAAAAAAGAGTGACGAAAAAAAACGGAGGATTTCTTTCAATCTCCGGATCAACAGGTTTTAACGCATCATTTACAGATAAAATATATACTTCAGTCCTTTATGATAATGATAAAGTAACCGTAGAAGATTTTTATAATTCCACCGAATTTACCGTCCCAAAAAATAGTAAGTATTTTACTTTAAGTTCTTCGAATTTGATTGCGGAAAAAGAAGTGCCAGATAGATTTAGTTCTTATAGGTATAAAAAAGAATTTTACTATTATAAAAATGGTCTTCTAGACGAAATAAAGACCACTTTTCCCAATGCACTATATGATCCAACTGATCCCAATGATTATATCGAAACTTATTCTGAAAGATTTTATTATGATGTTACAGGAAATTTAACAA encodes:
- a CDS encoding ABC-F family ATP-binding cassette domain-containing protein, whose protein sequence is MISVQNLGLHHSGNYLFQNVNFTIKKDDKIGLVGKNGAGKSTLLKMLTGEINFYEGSIVQEGAVTIGFLKQDLDFVKGRTVWNETLQAFEAINAMKNELEDVNHQMVTRTDYESDYYENLIHRMTELNDLLMHHDAYNLEGDVEKVLLGLGFKADDFHKITDEFSGGWRMRIELAKLLLQKNDLMLLDEPTNHLDMESIIWLESFLKEYPGAIVLVSHDKQFMTSVCNRTFDINNKKVDDYKANYTKYLELSSERKEKQIQAKKNQDVEIKQMEDNINRFRASATKSSFAQSLIKKLDKLERIEVDTDDVSKFNIRFQPAVTPGKVIFEAKNLGKAYGKKQVFDEVDFFIERGQRIALLGQNGQGKTTIAKILSGEITDYSGEWNLGHNVNIGYFAQNQEEVLTPNKTVLEEAEDAATEETRPRVRDLLGSFLFQGDDVTKKTKVLSGGERNRLALCKLLLRPFNTLIMDEPTNHLDIQSKEIIKLALQKFEGTLIVISHDREFLQGLSDKIFEFRDGRMKEFLGDVNEYLEFRQKESIREISAEKSKLQELRNEPVVEKEVAKPVEKAPVMVSKDQKNIQNKIKKVEERISDLELKIEEMEATFTKENPSEETLEVYNTKKADLDLALQEWEFLGTQLEA
- a CDS encoding endonuclease/exonuclease/phosphatase family protein; amino-acid sequence: MKRLLGLITLLFFTSNQSQVLKVMTYNIRLSLESDQENSWENRKTEAIQLLDYYHPDFFGVQEALPEQMNDIKSGLKNYNFVGVGRDDGQNKGEYSAIFYEMAKIEVLKSGTFWLSETPDIPSKGWDAAYNRVCTYALFKLKKDGKKFWAFNVHFDHVGNVARVNSSKLILEKIKKFNTQDLPVVLTGDFNLTDDSEPIKIISKNLINTYYHSAQKPYGPNGTFTAFDIKTIPTQRIDYIFVKKFETETFRTINDRRENLLYPSDHFPLLVTLRFNK